In Nocardia yunnanensis, one DNA window encodes the following:
- a CDS encoding LLM class flavin-dependent oxidoreductase yields MSLSFHWFLPTSGDSRGLVVGGHGTPMSGDRPASLHYLNQISAAAETNGFEAVLTPTGSWCEDAWLTTAMLVETTETLKFLVALRPGLMSPTLAAQMAGTFQRHSEGRLFLNVVTGGEPLEQAAYGDFADKESRYARTGEFLHVVRSLWESHEPVTFSGEHIRVENALLSNRPDPVPPIFFGGSSAPAGPVAARYADTYLTWGEPVLAVSRKLDWIRGLAVDHGRKLDYGLRIHVITRDTAEEAWAVADKLLAGIDPADIERVQAALARSESEGQRRMSELHNGSTDRLEIAPNLWAGVGLVRGGAGTALVGSHAEVAERLVEYSKAGISHFVLSGYPHLEEAYWFGEGVLPILERKGLWQHPNRRPSAPLSTPFAGASSS; encoded by the coding sequence ATGAGCTTGTCGTTCCACTGGTTCCTGCCCACCTCCGGCGACTCCCGCGGCCTCGTGGTCGGCGGGCACGGCACGCCCATGTCGGGTGACCGGCCGGCCTCGCTGCACTACCTCAACCAGATCTCCGCCGCGGCCGAGACCAATGGTTTCGAGGCGGTGCTCACCCCCACCGGATCCTGGTGCGAGGACGCCTGGTTGACCACCGCCATGCTGGTGGAGACCACCGAGACGCTGAAGTTCCTGGTGGCGCTGCGGCCCGGCCTGATGAGCCCGACGCTGGCCGCGCAAATGGCGGGCACCTTCCAAAGGCATTCGGAGGGACGGCTTTTCCTCAATGTGGTGACCGGTGGCGAACCGCTCGAACAGGCCGCCTACGGCGACTTCGCCGACAAGGAGAGCCGTTACGCGCGGACCGGGGAATTCCTGCACGTGGTGCGGTCGCTGTGGGAGTCGCACGAGCCGGTCACCTTCTCCGGTGAGCACATTCGCGTGGAGAACGCGCTGCTGAGCAACCGGCCCGATCCGGTCCCGCCGATCTTCTTCGGCGGCTCGTCGGCCCCCGCCGGCCCGGTGGCCGCGCGCTACGCCGACACCTATCTCACCTGGGGTGAGCCGGTGCTGGCGGTCAGCCGCAAGCTGGACTGGATTCGCGGGCTGGCCGTCGACCACGGCCGCAAGCTCGACTACGGCCTGCGCATCCACGTCATCACCCGGGATACCGCCGAGGAGGCGTGGGCGGTGGCCGACAAGCTGCTCGCCGGCATCGACCCCGCCGATATCGAACGCGTCCAGGCCGCGCTGGCCCGCAGCGAATCCGAGGGGCAGCGCCGGATGTCGGAGCTGCACAACGGCAGCACCGACCGCCTCGAGATCGCCCCCAACCTGTGGGCCGGGGTCGGCCTGGTGCGCGGCGGCGCGGGCACCGCCCTGGTCGGCTCGCACGCCGAGGTGGCCGAGCGGCTGGTCGAATACTCGAAGGCGGGCATCTCCCACTTCGTGCTCTCCGGCTACCCGCATCTCGAGGAGGCCTACTGGTTCGGTGAGGGCGTCCTGCCGATCCTGGAGCGAAAAGGTCTGTGGCAGCACCCGAATCGCCGCCCCTCCGCCCCGCTGTCCACCCCTTTCGCGGGCGCGTCCAGCAGCTGA
- a CDS encoding ABC transporter substrate-binding protein codes for MKRTRLLAALAVVTALVTAACSSGGDDTKGVNADGSVDLSKVTLHIGDQKGMALQALLDVSGQSKDLPYQVEWSTFTAGPPMLEAINAGSIDFGGVGDAPPVFAAAAKSQIKIAGVYDSGAAGSAIVVPKDSALKDPKDLRGKKIAVTKGSSAHYHLLSVLTKNGLTFGDIEPQYLQPADALAALSTGRVDAWTVWDPYVAQAELGGNRVLVDGAGYLKPDSFWVTGAKTLDNKANAAAVRDLLGRIQRAHTWITGHREEWAKQSAAITGVPYDVTLLAVNRANFADHPLDDATITAEQQVADAFSDAKLIPGKVKITDFIDTRFNDRFNS; via the coding sequence ATGAAACGCACCCGCCTGCTCGCCGCCCTCGCGGTCGTCACGGCCCTGGTCACGGCGGCCTGCTCGTCCGGCGGCGACGACACCAAGGGCGTGAACGCGGACGGTTCGGTCGATCTGTCCAAGGTGACCCTGCACATCGGCGATCAGAAGGGCATGGCGCTGCAGGCCCTGCTGGACGTGTCGGGTCAGTCCAAGGATCTGCCCTACCAGGTGGAATGGTCGACCTTCACCGCCGGTCCGCCCATGCTCGAGGCCATCAATGCCGGATCCATCGACTTCGGCGGCGTCGGTGACGCCCCGCCGGTGTTCGCGGCGGCCGCCAAATCCCAGATCAAGATCGCCGGAGTGTACGACTCCGGCGCGGCGGGCAGCGCGATCGTGGTGCCCAAGGATTCGGCGCTGAAGGACCCGAAGGACCTGCGCGGCAAGAAGATCGCCGTCACCAAGGGCAGCTCGGCGCATTACCACCTGCTGTCGGTGCTGACCAAGAACGGGCTCACCTTCGGCGACATCGAACCGCAGTACCTGCAGCCCGCCGACGCGCTGGCCGCGCTGTCCACCGGCCGTGTGGACGCCTGGACGGTGTGGGATCCCTATGTGGCGCAGGCGGAATTGGGCGGCAACCGGGTGCTGGTGGACGGCGCCGGCTATCTCAAGCCCGACAGCTTCTGGGTGACCGGCGCGAAGACGTTGGACAACAAGGCGAATGCCGCCGCCGTGCGGGATCTGCTGGGCCGCATCCAGCGCGCCCACACCTGGATCACCGGGCACCGCGAGGAGTGGGCCAAGCAGTCCGCGGCCATCACCGGTGTGCCTTACGACGTGACCCTGCTGGCGGTCAATCGCGCGAATTTCGCGGATCATCCGCTCGACGACGCCACCATCACCGCCGAACAGCAGGTGGCCGACGCCTTCTCCGACGCGAAGCTGATCCCGGGCAAGGTGAAGATCACCGACTTCATCGACACCCGCTTCAACGACCGATTCAACTCCTAG
- a CDS encoding ABC transporter ATP-binding protein, with protein sequence MATRLPDTLTEDSVTPAGPVVRIRGLAKDFGTRRVLHRLDLDIRPGEFVALLGRSGSGKSTLLRALAGLDDRTEGELTVAGEVAVAFQEPRLVPWKRVRDNVTLGLRHENPKAAAEAALAEVGLAERGEAWPLTLSGGEAQRASLARALVREPELLLLDEPFSALDALTRITIHQLVLDLWTKHRPGVLLVTHDVDEALLLADRALVLADGRIAREIPIDLPRPRRRDHPGFLALRTALLAELGVTLEDGVQLKGSTE encoded by the coding sequence ATGGCGACGCGGCTTCCTGACACACTGACCGAAGACTCGGTGACCCCGGCGGGTCCCGTGGTGCGAATCCGGGGGCTGGCCAAGGACTTCGGCACGCGCCGGGTGCTGCACCGGCTGGACCTCGATATCCGGCCCGGCGAGTTCGTGGCCCTGCTCGGCCGCTCCGGCTCCGGCAAGTCGACGCTGCTGCGGGCCCTGGCCGGACTCGACGACCGGACCGAGGGCGAGCTGACCGTCGCCGGGGAGGTGGCCGTCGCCTTCCAGGAACCGCGCCTGGTGCCGTGGAAGCGGGTGCGCGACAACGTCACCCTGGGCCTGCGCCACGAAAACCCCAAGGCCGCAGCGGAAGCCGCGCTGGCCGAGGTCGGTTTGGCCGAGCGCGGCGAGGCATGGCCGCTCACGCTGTCCGGCGGTGAGGCACAGCGCGCGTCGCTGGCCCGCGCGCTGGTGCGGGAGCCGGAGCTGCTGCTGCTCGACGAGCCTTTCAGCGCGCTGGATGCCTTGACCCGCATCACTATTCACCAGCTGGTGCTGGACCTGTGGACCAAACATCGGCCCGGCGTGCTGCTGGTCACCCACGACGTGGACGAGGCGCTGCTGCTGGCCGACCGCGCTCTGGTGCTGGCCGACGGCCGCATCGCCCGCGAAATCCCCATCGACCTGCCGCGCCCGCGCCGGCGCGACCATCCCGGATTCCTGGCCCTGCGCACGGCATTGCTGGCCGAGCTGGGCGTCACCCTGGAAGACGGTGTTCAATTGAAGGGAAGCACCGAATGA
- a CDS encoding ABC transporter permease, translated as MSSIAVQARPAAARLRLPSVSVLARFVAPVALVVIWQVASATGVLPERLLASPVTVVQTAIDLVKDGTLTKAISVSLQRAAIGFVIGAAAGIGLALISGLSRVGEYLVDPIVQMLRTLPFYGLIPLFILWFGIGELPKIVLVAFGVAVPLYLNTFAGIRSVDGKLAELAQVQRLNRWQLIRHIVLPGALPQTLVGLRQSLGVAWLALIVAEQVNADAGLGFMINDAREFLRTDVIVVGLLVYSVLGLLTDALVRSIERRALSWRRGFLTH; from the coding sequence GTGTCCTCCATTGCCGTGCAGGCCAGGCCCGCTGCGGCCCGGTTGCGCCTGCCGAGCGTATCCGTGCTGGCGCGGTTCGTCGCGCCGGTCGCGCTGGTCGTGATCTGGCAGGTGGCCAGTGCCACCGGCGTCCTGCCCGAAAGACTGCTCGCATCCCCCGTCACCGTGGTGCAGACCGCGATCGACCTGGTCAAGGACGGGACGCTCACCAAGGCGATCTCGGTGTCGCTGCAGCGCGCCGCCATCGGCTTCGTCATCGGCGCGGCCGCCGGCATCGGTCTGGCGCTGATCTCCGGGCTGAGCCGGGTGGGGGAGTACCTGGTCGATCCGATCGTGCAGATGCTGCGGACGCTGCCGTTCTACGGGTTGATCCCGCTGTTCATCCTGTGGTTCGGCATCGGTGAGCTGCCCAAGATCGTGTTGGTCGCCTTCGGTGTCGCGGTGCCGCTGTATCTCAACACCTTCGCCGGAATCCGCAGCGTGGACGGCAAACTCGCCGAACTGGCGCAGGTGCAGCGGTTGAACCGCTGGCAGCTGATCCGCCACATCGTGCTGCCGGGCGCGCTGCCGCAGACCCTGGTCGGGCTGCGCCAATCCCTCGGCGTGGCCTGGCTGGCGCTCATCGTGGCCGAACAGGTGAATGCCGATGCGGGCCTGGGCTTCATGATCAACGACGCGCGCGAGTTCCTGCGCACCGACGTGATCGTGGTCGGCCTGCTCGTCTACAGCGTGCTCGGTCTGCTCACCGACGCACTGGTCCGTTCGATCGAGAGGAGAGCGCTGTCATGGCGACGCGGCTTCCTGACACACTGA
- a CDS encoding serine/threonine-protein kinase, giving the protein MDSPHHPLTVGSRFGPYRLDRLIGRGGMGEVYQAYDTIKDRTVAIKVLPERLAEDAVYRQRFQRESHAAARLREAHVIPIHDYGEIDGRLYIDMRLVDGDSLRSLLHRHGPGTPADAVAVVEQVAAALDAAHRDGLLHRDVKPDNILLTHEGFVYLVDFGIAQSVTDESLTQDGGAVGSYRYMAPERFAAGDIGPASDVYALTCVLFECLTGTRPFAGGNEAQIMGAHLFDPIPKPSLVRPTVPAAFDAVVARGMAKEPGQRYGTAGELAAAARAALPDRTGGRTSTNPPAPHPEMMETVTGTGRGNASDPGPGTGAEAVSGHPAEPGRRASRTRRRLRRLAAVAGVALLVAASLSFAGWAYRQHTTPGRPISDSLTLQPSDIEVLSIVSGTGYHRANCLRADSNTQGTSFILCDPNPAASAPAARFFRFRTAQAMHDYFTTTYLGGFGATSCPSDPAGKDGPLMAKGKEVGRKACYADRSLGKPAPGLVVTDEAEMVLSVYIFDNPELTALRDYWAKNNWGRLSSRENSGDPDVFTDDDRSLFKHLNDPYIARNCRHADPPLGPTAALVSCDNASDMPSVTFLGYHTTEMAKTVYQADIGQLSGHSCTGGGSKDEVWKRNGTPIGRYFCLTDTTGELPHQDLVAIYEDLHILVQLDGAPTDQPTTAPKTEGELDAWFQKNFTS; this is encoded by the coding sequence ATGGACAGTCCGCATCACCCGCTCACCGTCGGATCCCGGTTCGGCCCCTATCGGCTCGACCGGTTGATCGGACGCGGGGGCATGGGCGAGGTGTACCAGGCCTACGACACGATCAAGGACCGCACGGTGGCCATCAAGGTGCTGCCGGAGCGGCTCGCCGAGGACGCGGTGTATCGGCAACGCTTCCAACGGGAATCGCATGCGGCGGCGAGGCTGCGCGAGGCGCACGTCATTCCGATCCACGATTACGGCGAGATCGACGGGCGGCTCTACATCGACATGCGGCTGGTCGACGGCGACAGCCTGCGTTCGCTGCTGCACCGGCACGGGCCCGGCACGCCGGCGGACGCGGTCGCGGTCGTCGAACAGGTCGCCGCCGCACTGGATGCCGCGCACCGCGACGGGTTGCTGCATCGAGATGTGAAGCCGGACAACATCCTGCTCACCCACGAGGGCTTCGTGTACCTGGTGGATTTCGGCATCGCGCAATCCGTCACCGACGAATCGCTGACCCAGGACGGCGGCGCGGTCGGCTCCTACCGCTACATGGCTCCGGAACGCTTCGCCGCCGGCGACATCGGTCCCGCCTCGGACGTCTACGCCCTGACCTGCGTCCTGTTCGAATGTCTCACCGGCACCCGGCCTTTCGCGGGCGGGAACGAGGCGCAGATCATGGGGGCGCACCTGTTCGACCCCATCCCGAAACCGAGCCTGGTCCGCCCGACCGTCCCCGCCGCCTTCGACGCAGTCGTGGCGCGCGGCATGGCCAAGGAGCCGGGACAGCGCTACGGCACGGCGGGTGAGCTCGCCGCGGCCGCGCGGGCCGCGCTCCCCGACCGGACCGGCGGGCGCACCTCGACGAATCCACCTGCGCCGCACCCGGAAATGATGGAGACGGTGACCGGGACCGGACGCGGCAACGCCTCGGACCCGGGGCCCGGCACCGGAGCAGAGGCTGTTAGCGGCCATCCGGCCGAGCCGGGCAGACGCGCATCGCGCACTCGCCGACGGCTCCGGAGACTGGCGGCCGTCGCGGGCGTGGCGCTGCTGGTCGCCGCGTCGCTGAGCTTCGCGGGCTGGGCCTATCGGCAGCACACCACACCGGGCAGACCGATCAGCGACTCGCTGACCTTGCAGCCGTCGGACATCGAGGTGCTCAGCATCGTGTCCGGGACCGGCTACCACCGGGCCAACTGCCTGCGCGCCGACTCGAACACCCAGGGCACGTCGTTCATCCTGTGCGATCCGAACCCGGCGGCCTCCGCCCCGGCCGCGCGCTTCTTCCGGTTCCGTACCGCGCAGGCCATGCACGACTACTTCACGACCACCTATCTGGGCGGGTTCGGGGCGACCAGTTGCCCGTCGGATCCGGCGGGCAAGGACGGGCCGCTGATGGCCAAGGGCAAGGAGGTGGGTCGCAAGGCCTGCTACGCCGACCGCAGCCTCGGTAAACCCGCCCCCGGCCTGGTCGTGACCGACGAGGCCGAGATGGTGCTGTCGGTCTATATTTTCGACAACCCGGAGCTGACGGCGCTGCGCGACTACTGGGCCAAGAACAACTGGGGCCGCCTCTCGTCACGCGAGAACAGCGGCGACCCGGACGTTTTCACCGACGACGACCGGAGCCTGTTCAAACACCTCAACGATCCGTACATCGCGCGCAACTGCCGCCACGCCGACCCGCCGCTCGGACCGACCGCCGCACTCGTCAGCTGCGACAACGCCTCCGACATGCCGTCGGTCACCTTCCTCGGGTACCACACCACCGAGATGGCGAAGACCGTGTACCAGGCCGATATCGGCCAGCTCTCGGGCCATTCGTGCACCGGCGGCGGCAGCAAGGACGAGGTGTGGAAACGCAACGGCACCCCGATCGGCCGCTACTTCTGCCTGACCGACACCACCGGCGAACTGCCGCACCAGGACCTGGTCGCGATCTACGAGGACCTGCACATCCTGGTCCAGCTGGACGGGGCTCCCACCGATCAGCCCACCACCGCACCCAAGACCGAGGGCGAGCTGGACGCGTGGTTCCAGAAGAACTTCACCAGTTAG